The following proteins are encoded in a genomic region of Populus trichocarpa isolate Nisqually-1 chromosome 13, P.trichocarpa_v4.1, whole genome shotgun sequence:
- the LOC7493911 gene encoding THO complex subunit 7A isoform X1, translated as MLKGRKISGRGETVAANYAFGPLEDDVIIKHRLLTRTTTTRGEPPLKKLQKKFASYVSEIEKDEDNYNDCVKLSKAFLQELSTFEIPLLKSKAVIDSNVREKENFNELKDDINRQILQAQADIEDLKKQLEESKIERQHKEECEAIRKLIATQPPRSLMQKVITDLEKEIAALEAENTASSRLLELRKKQFVLLLHVVDELQNTIEEDEKNLIEEMRVATEEQKNGMEDTGGVSEAMAVD; from the exons ATGTTGAAAGGAAGAAAGATTTCTGGAAGAGGGGAAACAGTAGCGGCGAACTACGCATTCGGACCGCTCGAAGATGATGTAATTATAAAACATAGGCTACTCACCCGCACCACCACTACAAGGGGTGAACCCCCGCTGAAGAAACTTCAGAAGAAGTTTGCTTCGTATGTTTCCGAGATCGAGAAGGATGAGGATAATTACAATGACTGTGTCAAACTTTCTAAAGCTTTTTTACAGGAATTGTCTACTTTCGAGATTCCATTACTCAAGAGCAAAGCTGTTATTGATTCTAATGTAAGAGAGAAGGAGAATTTTAATGAGTTGAAGGATGACATAAATAGGCAGATTTTGCAGGCACAGGCTGATATTGAAGATTTAAAGAAGCAGCTTGAGGAGAGCAAAATTGAAAGGCAGCATAAGGAGGAATGTGAGGCGATAAGGAAATTGATCGCCACGCAGCCTCCAAGGTCACTTATGCAGAAGGTGATAACGGATTTGGAGAAAGAAATTGCTGCTTTGGAGGCAGAAAATACAGCCAGTTCTAGGTTACTGGAACTTCGAAAGAAACAATTCGTTCTCTTGTTGCATGTG GTGGATGAGTTACAGAACACTATAGAGGAAGATGAGAAGAATTTGATTGAGGAGATGAGAGTGGCAACAGAAGAGCAGAAGAACGGAATGGAGGATACTGGTGGGGTCTCGGAAGCCATGGCTGTTGATTAG
- the LOC7493911 gene encoding THO complex subunit 7A isoform X2, whose product MLKGRKISGRGETVAANYAFGPLEDDVIIKHRLLTRTTTTRGEPPLKKLQKKFASYVSEIEKDEDNYNDCVKLSKAFLQELSTFEIPLLKSKAVIDSNVREKENFNELKDDINRQILQAQADIEDLKKQLEESKIERQHKEECEAIRKLIATQPPRSLMQKVITDLEKEIAALEAENTASSRLLELRKKQFVLLLHVVDELQNTIEEDEKNLIEEMRVATEEQKNGMEDAGGVSEAMAVD is encoded by the exons ATGTTGAAAGGAAGAAAGATTTCTGGAAGAGGGGAAACAGTAGCGGCGAACTACGCATTCGGACCGCTCGAAGATGATGTAATTATAAAACATAGGCTACTCACCCGCACCACCACTACAAGGGGTGAACCCCCGCTGAAGAAACTTCAGAAGAAGTTTGCTTCGTATGTTTCCGAGATCGAGAAGGATGAGGATAATTACAATGACTGTGTCAAACTTTCTAAAGCTTTTTTACAGGAATTGTCTACTTTCGAGATTCCATTACTCAAGAGCAAAGCTGTTATTGATTCTAATGTAAGAGAGAAGGAGAATTTTAATGAGTTGAAGGATGACATAAATAGGCAGATTTTGCAGGCACAGGCTGATATTGAAGATTTAAAGAAGCAGCTTGAGGAGAGCAAAATTGAAAGGCAGCATAAGGAGGAATGTGAGGCGATAAGGAAATTGATCGCCACGCAGCCTCCAAGGTCACTTATGCAGAAGGTGATAACGGATTTGGAGAAAGAAATTGCTGCTTTGGAGGCAGAAAATACAGCCAGTTCTAGGTTACTGGAACTTCGAAAGAAACAATTCGTTCTCTTGTTGCATGTG GTGGATGAGTTACAGAACACTATAGAGGAAGATGAGAAGAATTTGATTGAGGAGATGAGAGTGGCAACAGAAGAGCAGAAGAACGGAATGGAGGATGCTGGTGGGGTCTCGGAAGCCATGGCTGTTGATTAG
- the LOC18104186 gene encoding LOW QUALITY PROTEIN: bark storage protein A (The sequence of the model RefSeq protein was modified relative to this genomic sequence to represent the inferred CDS: inserted 1 base in 1 codon) translates to MSSVNLVVMVVGLLVLAQQSFQMSLRNPVAETNNCKIDFTRLGLVLTSGNNEKALQDSGLFTPDAETPYVDIAGRRFHIGTLNARYIVYVKIGGNSVNAAIAVQILLNRFRIHGIIHFGSAGSLDKESIVPGDVSVPLAVAFTGAWNWKKFGSDEGTLNFGEFNYPVNGENLLASVDYDKXKLFSKGQSPQDVFWFPSTTSWYSAATQVLQDLELRQCYDRVCLPSKPKIVFGTNGSSSDSYIKNKAYGDFLHKVFNVSTADQESAAVAWTSLSNEKPFIVIRGASNVAGEANPGLSPASYLASYNAFLAAAKFIESIPTPRLACE, encoded by the exons ATGTCGAGCGTTAACTTGGTAGTGATGGTGGTTGGGCTGCTGGTTTTGGCTCAGCAGTCCTTCCAAATGAGTTTGAGAAACCCTGTTGCTGAGACAAACAATTGCAAAATTGATTTCACTCGTTTAGGGCTTGTGTTAACTTCTGGTAACAACGAAAAGGCCCTTCAAGACTCTGGTCTCTTCACACCTGATGCTGAAACGCCTTATGTTGACATTGCGGGGAGAAGGTTCCACATTGGGACACTTAATGCTCGTTATATTGTATATGTTAAGATCGGGGGAAATTCT GTAAATGCTGCCATTGCTGTGCAAATCCTCTTGAATAGATTCCGTATTCATGGAATTATTCACTTTGGTAGTGCTGGGAGCCTTGATAAAGAAAGTATAGTGCCAGGTGATGTTTCCGTGCCGCTTGCTGTTGCTTTCACAGGAGCTTGGAATTGGAag AAATTCGGGTCAGATGAAGGGACGCTGAACTTTGGCGAGTTTAATTATCCAGTGAACGGAGAGAACTTGTTGGCTAGCGTAGactatgata taaaattgttcTCTAAAGGACAATCACCGCAGGATGTTTTCTGGTTTCCCAGCACCACATCCTGGTATAGTGCTGCCACTCAAGTGCTTCAG GATTTGGAGTTGAGACAATGCTACGATAGAGTTTGCCTACCTTCCAAGCCTAAGATTGTGTTTGGAACTAACGGCTCTAGTTCTGAttcttacattaaaaataaagcatATGGAGATTTCCTTCACAAAGTTTTTAACGTCTCAACTGCCGATCAAGAAAGCGCTGCTGTAGCTTGG ACATCTTTATCAAATGAAAAGCCATTCATCGTGATCCGAGGTGCTTCCAATGTAGCAGGTGAAGCAAATCCAGGATTATCGCCTGCTAGCTACTTGGCCTCCTACAATGCTTTCCTTGCCGCAGCCAAGTTCATTGAGTCAATTCCTACGCCACGTCTGGCTTGTGAGTGA